One genomic region from Pseudomonas sp. R5-89-07 encodes:
- a CDS encoding GNAT family N-acetyltransferase → MITTQAFPTIRAIQRDAWNECFPGALEDWDYYVAVENAAIDDFQWRYLAVYEGGTLAAVAVAFITHYRLDTTVSGAGKRVTERVARLWPGLLQLGLYALGSPVAERCDVGFANGVADAQRPLLLKHLLKVARRDADDFGIGLVAVKDAPSNDPYWAESCRAAGFQSMPSLPTGMLPLPYGSVDAYLGSLGKSTRKDLRRKLRAPGPRVEWRRNIDDVLPDVMRLYEATLTRSDLQFERLPAGYFTGILEQLQERAVCALYWVDEHLVAFNLILLDEHRLIDKFFGHDIAFSREYNLYFRSWLTNVDYCIQHNIAVYECGQAGYASKLRLGCQFQGNSLFFRHRNRWVNGVLTLVKMLFRPDRSDPAMAAAISET, encoded by the coding sequence GTGATAACCACCCAAGCCTTCCCCACCATCCGGGCTATCCAGCGCGATGCCTGGAATGAGTGTTTTCCCGGTGCGCTGGAAGACTGGGACTACTACGTCGCCGTAGAAAACGCCGCGATCGATGACTTCCAGTGGCGTTACCTGGCGGTTTACGAAGGGGGAACGCTGGCGGCAGTGGCCGTCGCGTTTATCACCCATTACCGTCTCGACACCACGGTGTCGGGCGCCGGCAAACGCGTGACCGAGCGTGTGGCGCGACTGTGGCCGGGCCTTTTGCAACTGGGGCTGTATGCCCTTGGTTCCCCGGTGGCCGAGCGCTGCGACGTGGGTTTTGCCAATGGCGTGGCGGATGCGCAGCGCCCTCTGTTGCTCAAGCACCTGCTCAAAGTGGCGCGCCGGGATGCCGATGACTTCGGCATCGGCCTGGTGGCGGTCAAGGACGCGCCGAGCAACGACCCGTATTGGGCCGAAAGTTGTCGCGCTGCGGGCTTTCAAAGCATGCCGAGCCTGCCCACGGGCATGCTGCCGTTGCCCTACGGCTCAGTGGACGCCTACCTGGGCTCGCTGGGTAAATCCACGCGCAAGGACCTGCGCCGCAAACTGCGCGCGCCGGGACCGCGGGTGGAGTGGCGGCGCAATATCGATGACGTGCTGCCCGATGTGATGCGGCTCTATGAAGCCACGCTCACGCGCTCGGACCTGCAGTTCGAACGCCTGCCCGCCGGTTACTTCACGGGGATTCTCGAACAGCTGCAGGAGCGTGCGGTGTGTGCGCTTTACTGGGTGGACGAGCACCTGGTGGCGTTCAACCTGATTCTGCTCGACGAGCATCGGCTGATCGATAAGTTTTTCGGGCATGACATCGCGTTCAGCCGGGAATACAACCTGTACTTTCGCAGCTGGCTGACCAACGTCGACTACTGTATTCAACACAATATTGCGGTGTATGAGTGCGGCCAGGCCGGGTATGCCAGTAAACTGCGCCTGGGCTGCCAGTTCCAGGGCAACAGCCTGTTCTTCCGCCACCGCAATCGGTGGGTCAACGGCGTGCTCACGTTAGTCAAAATGCTGTTCCGACCGGATCGTTCCGACCCTGCCATGGCTGCTGCGATAAGCGAAACCTGA